In Cicer arietinum cultivar CDC Frontier isolate Library 1 chromosome 7, Cicar.CDCFrontier_v2.0, whole genome shotgun sequence, a single window of DNA contains:
- the LOC101515722 gene encoding uncharacterized protein isoform X2: MAVHCNSLAQIPIQKYGSFVKYSNNLLMSKRSYAPHKKSSIGPVVLRITASIKNKVYEDESQGIICYQDESGEIICEGYDEGPSYKQISRPTHNPRDAEIINLLKQSWSQIIARGEEIDHAIEDGCLQEDLI, from the exons ATGGCTGTTCACTGCAATTCTTTAGCTCAAATTCCAATTCAGAAATATGGTTCATTTGtaaaatattcaaacaattTGTTGATGTCTAAACGAAGCTATGCCCCACACAAAAAGTCATCAATTGGTCCAGTAGTTTTGAGAATCACAGCCTCCATCAAGAACAAG GTTTATGAGGATGAATCTCAAGGCATAATTTGCTACCAAGATGAGAGTGGAGAAATAATTTGTGAAGGATATGATGAAGGGCCATCTTATAAACAAATTTCAAGACCAACTCATAACCCAAG GGATGCTGAAATCATAAATCTTCTAAAACAAAGTTGGTCTCAGATTATTGCTAGAGGTGAAGAAATTGATCATGCAATTGAAGATGGTTGTTTACAAGAGGATTTAATTTGA
- the LOC101515722 gene encoding uncharacterized protein isoform X1 produces the protein MAVHCNSLAQIPIQKYGSFVKYSNNLLMSKRSYAPHKKSSIGPVVLRITASIKNKVYEDESQGIICYQDESGEIICEGYDEGPSYKQISRPTHNPSVRDAEIINLLKQSWSQIIARGEEIDHAIEDGCLQEDLI, from the exons ATGGCTGTTCACTGCAATTCTTTAGCTCAAATTCCAATTCAGAAATATGGTTCATTTGtaaaatattcaaacaattTGTTGATGTCTAAACGAAGCTATGCCCCACACAAAAAGTCATCAATTGGTCCAGTAGTTTTGAGAATCACAGCCTCCATCAAGAACAAG GTTTATGAGGATGAATCTCAAGGCATAATTTGCTACCAAGATGAGAGTGGAGAAATAATTTGTGAAGGATATGATGAAGGGCCATCTTATAAACAAATTTCAAGACCAACTCATAACCCAAG TGTCAGGGATGCTGAAATCATAAATCTTCTAAAACAAAGTTGGTCTCAGATTATTGCTAGAGGTGAAGAAATTGATCATGCAATTGAAGATGGTTGTTTACAAGAGGATTTAATTTGA